CGCAAGAAAAACTTTCGCCCCGCGACCTCCCAGGGCGCCTCAAGGAGGAGCCGCAAGGCCTCCGGATAGGCACGATGCTCTTCGATCAGGATGCGCGCAGCCAGACTTTCGGCATCGTCGCCGTCGAGCACCGGCACGGCCCGCTGCACAATGATCGGCCCGGTGTCCATCCCCTCGTCGACCAGGTGGACGGTGCAGCCGGAGATCCGAACACCGTGCTCCAACGCCTGACCGTGGGCGTCGAGACCGGGAAAAGACGGCAGGAGGCTCGGGTGGATGTTGACGATCCGACGCGGAAAGCGCTGTACGAACTCAGGGGAGAGGAGCCTCATATAGCCCGCGAGGCACACCCAGTCGACTCGGGCCGACGCCAAAGCCTCGATCACCCGCCGCTCCTGGGCCAGGCGATCTTCACCCTCGCGCTGGACGACAGCGGCGGTCGCCAGGCCCAGCTCCCGTGCCTTCGTCAAACCCGCGGCCCCCTCGACATTGGAGACCACCTGGACGATCTTGGCCGGCAAATCGCCGGCGGCGATGGCGTGCTGGATGGCCAAGAAGTTGCTGCCGCGGCCGGACAGCAAGACGCCCAGGCGCGCCACTGCGGAACCGCCGGTCACGGGGCGGTCCGATACACGACTCCAGCCTCGCCGCCTCGACGTTCCAGGACGGAACCGAGGCGCCAAGCCTCTTCGCCAGCGGAGCGGCACGCATCGAGGAAAGCTTCGGCGCCGGAAGCGGCTACCGCGGCCACCAGACCCACCCCCATATTGAAGATCCGGAACATCTCGTCGGGGTCCACTCCGCCGTGCTCGCCCAGAAAATCGAACAGCGGCGCCGGCCGCCAGGATTCGAGGTCGATCTCCGCCCGGCAGCCGTCCGGCAACATCCGGGGCAGGTTGTCCGTCAGCCCACCGCCGGTGATGTGGGCCAGGCCGTGCAGCTCCGGCGAGTCGAGATATGGCCGCAAGACCGGCAAATAGGAGCGATGCGGTGCCAGCACCTCTTGCCCTACGGAGCGAACCGCGGACGCCCCTTTCGCAAGCCAGGGGGCCGGAGCCTCGAGGGACAGACCGAGCTGATCGAACAGGATGCGCCGTACCAAGGAGTAGCCGTTGGTGTGGAGCCCTGAAGAGGGGAAGGCGACCAACGCATCACCGGCCTCCACTCGGCCGCCGTCGAGGATTGCCGAACGGTCCACCAGGCCGATGATGAAGCCCGCCAACTCATAGTCGCCGGCCTGGTAGAAGCCCGGCATTTCCGCCGTCTCGCCGCCGAGCAGAGC
This window of the Acidobacteriota bacterium genome carries:
- the purN gene encoding phosphoribosylglycinamide formyltransferase, translated to MTGGSAVARLGVLLSGRGSNFLAIQHAIAAGDLPAKIVQVVSNVEGAAGLTKARELGLATAAVVQREGEDRLAQERRVIEALASARVDWVCLAGYMRLLSPEFVQRFPRRIVNIHPSLLPSFPGLDAHGQALEHGVRISGCTVHLVDEGMDTGPIIVQRAVPVLDGDDAESLAARILIEEHRAYPEALRLLLEAPWEVAGRKFFLREKASG
- the purM gene encoding phosphoribosylformylglycinamidine cyclo-ligase — encoded protein: MSRSPEESAYARAGVDIDAQDRALKRVKSLARSTFTRGVLTDIGSFGGLFLPDLAGLAEPVLVASADGVGTKLMVARRAGDFSSVGRDLVNHCVNDILVQGARPLFFLDYVGAGVLEPDAMVELVSGVAAGCRENECALLGGETAEMPGFYQAGDYELAGFIIGLVDRSAILDGGRVEAGDALVAFPSSGLHTNGYSLVRRILFDQLGLSLEAPAPWLAKGASAVRSVGQEVLAPHRSYLPVLRPYLDSPELHGLAHITGGGLTDNLPRMLPDGCRAEIDLESWRPAPLFDFLGEHGGVDPDEMFRIFNMGVGLVAAVAASGAEAFLDACRSAGEEAWRLGSVLERRGGEAGVVYRTAP